One Amaranthus tricolor cultivar Red isolate AtriRed21 chromosome 1, ASM2621246v1, whole genome shotgun sequence DNA window includes the following coding sequences:
- the LOC130820398 gene encoding CMP-sialic acid transporter 4-like isoform X1, with protein sequence MEYRKIKDQDEEEKSAGDLESLRGKLNSAAVGGLSGGKSQWKRKSMVTLALTILTSSQAILIVWSKRAGKYEYSVTTANFLVETLKCALSLAALSKIWRNEGVNDDNRLSTTVDEIIVYPIPAALYLVKNLLQYYIFAYVDAPGYQILKNFNIISTGVLYRIILKKKLSEIQWAAFILLCAGCTTAQLNSNSDHVLQTPLYGWIMAIVMALLSGFAGVYTEAIIKKRPQRNINVQNFYLYVFGMIFNAIAIVIQDFDAVANKGFFHGYSFITVLMIVNHALSGIAVSMVMKFADNIVKVYSTSVAMLLTAVVSVFLFGFNLSLAFFLGATVVSVSVYLHSNGKVQR encoded by the exons ATGGAGTACCGCAAGATCAAGGATCAG GATGAAGAGGAAAAGTCTGCGGGTGACCTAGAAAGCTTACGAGGAAAACTTAATTCAG CTGCTGTGGGTGGATTATCTGGTGGAAAGTCTCAATGGAAACGCAA GTCCATGGTTACGCTTGCGCTGACTATACTTACGAGTTCACAAGCTATACTTATTGTCTGGTCAAAAAGAGCGGGGAAATACGAATACAGTGTCACAACGGCAAATTTTTTG GTTGAAACTTTAAAATGTGCATTATCACTCGCAGCCTTGTCGAAAATCTGGAGAAATGAAGGTGTAAATGATGATAACAG GTTAAGCACTACAGTAGATGAAATAATTGTATATCCCATTCCTGCAGCACTATATCTTGTTAAGAACTTGCTCCAG TATTATATCTTTGCATACGTGGATGCTCCAGGATATCAGATATTGAAAAACTTCAATATAATCAGTACCGGTGTTCTCTATCGCATCATTCTAAAGAAAAA GTTAAGCGAGATCCAGTGGGCAGCTTTCATTCTACTGTGTGCTGGGTGTACCACAGCTCAGCTTAATTCCAA CTCTGATCATGTTCTTCAGACTCCACTGTATGGTTGGATTATGGCTATT GTCATGGCTCTTCTGAGTGGGTTTGCTGGGGTATACACTGAG GCAATTATCAAAAAACGTCCTCAGAGAAACATCAATGTGCAGAACTTCTACTTATATGTCTTTGGAATGATTTTTAATGCCATTGCAATAGTGATTCAAGATTTTGACGCAGTTGCAAACAA GGGTTTCTTCCATGGCTACTCATTCATTACTGTACTCATGATTGTAAATCATGCacttag TGGCATCGCTGTCTCGATGGTAATGAAATTTGCTGATAACATTGTTAAG GTATATTCCACTTCGGTAGCAATGTTGTTGACAGCAGTTGTCTCAGTTTTTCTGTTTGGATTCAATCTATCCCTTGCCTTTTTCCTTGGTGCCAC TGTTGTGTCCGTCTCTGTTTATTTGCACTCAAATGGGAAGGTGCAAAGATAA
- the LOC130820398 gene encoding CMP-sialic acid transporter 4-like isoform X2 → MEYRKIKDQDEEEKSAGDLESLRGKLNSAAVGGLSGGKSQWKRKSMVTLALTILTSSQAILIVWSKRAGKYEYSVTTANFLVETLKCALSLAALSKIWRNEGVNDDNRLSTTVDEIIVYPIPAALYLVKNLLQYYIFAYVDAPGYQILKNFNIISTGVLYRIILKKKLSEIQWAAFILLCAGCTTAQLNSNSDHVLQTPLYGWIMAIVMALLSGFAGVYTEAIIKKRPQRNINVQNFYLYVFGMIFNAIAIVIQDFDAVANNGIAVSMVMKFADNIVKVYSTSVAMLLTAVVSVFLFGFNLSLAFFLGATVVSVSVYLHSNGKVQR, encoded by the exons ATGGAGTACCGCAAGATCAAGGATCAG GATGAAGAGGAAAAGTCTGCGGGTGACCTAGAAAGCTTACGAGGAAAACTTAATTCAG CTGCTGTGGGTGGATTATCTGGTGGAAAGTCTCAATGGAAACGCAA GTCCATGGTTACGCTTGCGCTGACTATACTTACGAGTTCACAAGCTATACTTATTGTCTGGTCAAAAAGAGCGGGGAAATACGAATACAGTGTCACAACGGCAAATTTTTTG GTTGAAACTTTAAAATGTGCATTATCACTCGCAGCCTTGTCGAAAATCTGGAGAAATGAAGGTGTAAATGATGATAACAG GTTAAGCACTACAGTAGATGAAATAATTGTATATCCCATTCCTGCAGCACTATATCTTGTTAAGAACTTGCTCCAG TATTATATCTTTGCATACGTGGATGCTCCAGGATATCAGATATTGAAAAACTTCAATATAATCAGTACCGGTGTTCTCTATCGCATCATTCTAAAGAAAAA GTTAAGCGAGATCCAGTGGGCAGCTTTCATTCTACTGTGTGCTGGGTGTACCACAGCTCAGCTTAATTCCAA CTCTGATCATGTTCTTCAGACTCCACTGTATGGTTGGATTATGGCTATT GTCATGGCTCTTCTGAGTGGGTTTGCTGGGGTATACACTGAG GCAATTATCAAAAAACGTCCTCAGAGAAACATCAATGTGCAGAACTTCTACTTATATGTCTTTGGAATGATTTTTAATGCCATTGCAATAGTGATTCAAGATTTTGACGCAGTTGCAAACAA TGGCATCGCTGTCTCGATGGTAATGAAATTTGCTGATAACATTGTTAAG GTATATTCCACTTCGGTAGCAATGTTGTTGACAGCAGTTGTCTCAGTTTTTCTGTTTGGATTCAATCTATCCCTTGCCTTTTTCCTTGGTGCCAC TGTTGTGTCCGTCTCTGTTTATTTGCACTCAAATGGGAAGGTGCAAAGATAA